In a genomic window of Rhopalosiphum maidis isolate BTI-1 chromosome 4, ASM367621v3, whole genome shotgun sequence:
- the LOC113548199 gene encoding uncharacterized protein LOC113548199 has translation MLMFLTTAISCLCMMDLGTAISVPTGKTTPIEPAVPEPKIIPVPGSYLAPPAPVHEYSEERPEPPPLDPSYVPIPYNFIEYLAPQSLLLVPMKIKFQKPYSKYEKYPLTATKYQKLIKNENMRRKYYSNIPQPNYIPSNW, from the exons TGCCTGTGCATGATGGATTTGGGAACGGCGATATCAGTGCCAACGGGCAAGACGACGCCCATTGAACCCGCTGTGCCCGAGCCAAAAATAATTCCGGTGCCTGGTTCCTATCTCGCGCCACCGGCTCCCGTACACGAGTATTCGGAAGAAAGACCCGAACCACCGCCGTTGGATCCGTCTTATGTGCCAATCCCATACAACTTCATCGAGTACTTGGCACCTCAAAGTCTTCTACtg GTACCAATGAAAATTAAGTTTCAAAAACCTTATTCAAAGTATGAAAAATACCCACTCACAGCAACTAAGTATCAGAAGCttatcaaaaatgaaaatatgagacggaaatattattcaaatatccCACAGCCAAATTACATTCCATCGAACTGGTGA
- the LOC113548555 gene encoding uncharacterized protein LOC113548555 — protein sequence MAGYHWEMHRITDFGRSAMHSLAGQIFRKIALTKKNLKLRSYVVITTVEAIVLISYCANLQFTLQIIFEEVENILTASLSKYSTNRAWQLFWNQFQQHYYCCGSSKNTDWFQTAWVSPIILSSFSLLKKYTQKNRKFIIPAAPISCCLPNAICNTFSDCELPDPEKYYQNSCSSIIVNKINSIASTTYLFYAVLVIQIISAVVKYEGYTDDDHNSK from the exons ATGGCTGGATATCATTGGGAAATGCACAGAATAACTGATTTTGGTCGGTCTGCGATGCATTCTCTTGCTGGAcaga ttttcagaaaaattgcattaacaaagaaaaatctaaaattaagaTCTTATGTTGTGATAACTACAGTCGAAGCCATAGTACTTATTTCTTATTGTgccaatttacaatttactttgcaaataatttttgaagagGTAGAAAACATTTTGACTGCTAGTCTCAGTAAATATTCCACAAATAGAGCTTGGCAATTATTTTGGAATCAATTtcaacaacattattattgctgtGGCAGTTCCAAAAATACAGATTGGTTCCAAACAGCTTGGGTTTcaccaattattttatcttcattttctctattaaaaaa atacacacaaaaaaacagaaaattcaTTATACCAGCTGCACCAATAAGCTGTTGTTTACCTAATGCTATTTGCAATACATTCTCAGATTGTGAACTACCAGAtccagaaaaatattatcaaaatagttGTTCctcaataatagttaataaaattaactctaTTGCATCCACaacatacttattttatgCTGTATTGGTCAttcag attatttctGCAGTTGTAAAATATGAAGGCTATACAGATGACGATCACaattcaaaatga
- the LOC113549103 gene encoding cullin-4B, producing MADTKRPNLTALNGLSLNASLKSNPTKKLIVKNLRNKPMLPDNYQEQTWKKLREAVIAIQTSTAIQYTMEELYQAVENMCNNNLAAALYNNLIELSEAHVKKLLLNFTEITNDKIIFLKKVNHHWSSHCQQMLMIRSIFLYLDRTYVLQNPNVNSIWDMGLNLFRHHIMLNTNVQNRAVDGLLLLIEKERQGDMVDKTLLKSLLRMLSDLKIYQDAFEGKFLQATERLYATEGSRLMLELEVSEYLYHVEKRLSEENERLIHYLDTSTKWSLIHTVEKQLISEHVSSILQKGLEQLLNENRLDDLKLMYSLLTRVKKGLTELCITFNGYIKKYGRTIVIDPEKDKTMVQELLDFKDKMDIIVKKCFQANEKFGNSLKEAFEHFVNQRTNKPAELIAKFVDSKLKVGNKESTEEELEKLLDKIMVLFRFIHGKDVFEAFYKKDLAKRLLLGKSASVDAEKSMLSKLKQECGGGFTSKLEGMFKDMEISKDINVAYKQYLAHVKDIQLSVIDMTVNILTMGHWPTYAVTEVAMPNEIIEYQDCFNKFYLAKHNGRKLQWQPTLGHCVLRSQFKQGNKELQVSLFQAMVLLLFNEYQMLPFKDVKSLTNMEDTELRRTLQSLACGKARVLIKSPKGRDIGDLDQFSVNNDFCNKLYRIKINQVQMKETNEEQKATEERVYQDRQYQMDAAIVRIMKMRKSLMHNLLISELFNQLKFPAKPADLKKRIESLIDRDYMERDKDNPNQYNYIA from the coding sequence ATGGCAGATACAAAAAGACCTAATTTAACGGCATTGAATGGTCTGTCATTAAATGCATCATTAAAATCCAATCctacaaaaaaactaatagtGAAAAATCTCAGAAATAAACCAATGTTACCGGACAATTATCAGGAACAAACATGGAAGAAGTTACGCGAAGCTGTTATTGCCATACAAACCTCAACTGCTATTCAATATACTATGGAAGAGCTGTATCAAGCTGTAGAAAATAtgtgtaacaataatttagcAGCAGCGTTGTACAATAATCTTATTGAGCTTAGTGAAGCGCATGTTAAAAagctattattgaattttactgaaataacaaatgataaaattatatttttaaaaaaagtaaaccaTCATTGGTCATCACACTGTCAACAAATGTTAATGATACGCAGTATTTTTCTATATCTAGACCGAACTTATGTACTTCAAAATCCTAATGTTAATTCTATTTGGGATATGGGTTTGAATTTGTTTCGTCATCATATTATGCTAAATACTAATGTTCAAAACCGAGCAGTTGATGGTTTGCTTTTACTCATAGAAAAAGAAAGACAAGGTGATATGGTAGATAAAACATTACTCAAATCATTACTTAGAATGCtttcagatttaaaaatataccaagaTGCTTTTGAAGGAAAGTTCCTACAAGCCACTGAACGACTATATGCTACTGAAGGTTCACGATTAATGCTTGAACTTGAAGTTTCCGAGTACTTGTATCATGTTGAGAAGCGTTTAAGTGAAGAAAATGAACGTCTCATTCATTATTTAGATACATCTACGAAGTGGTCATTAATACACACAGTTGAAAAACAGTTAATAAGTGAACATGTTAGCTCTATATTACAAAAAGGATTGGAACAATTGCTCAATGAGAATAGACTGGACGATCTAAAGTTAATGTATAGCTTACTGACTCGTGTAAAAAAAGGACTTACAGAACTCTGTATAACTTTTAAtggttacataaaaaaatatggacgAACTATTGTTATAGATCCAGAAAAGGATAAAACTATGGTACAGGAATTATTAGATTTCAAAGATAAAATggacattattgtaaaaaaatgttttcaagcAAATGAGAAATTTGGCAACAGTTTAAAAGAAGCTTTTGAACACTTTGTTAACCAACGAACAAACAAACCTGCTGAGCTTATTGCCAAATTTGTTGACTCTAAACTTAAAGTTGGTAATAAAGAATCTACAGAAGAAGAGCTGGAGAAACTTTTGGATAAAATTATGGTTCTGTTTCGGTTCATTCATGGTAAAGATGTTTTTGaagctttttataaaaaagatttGGCTAAAAGATTGTTACTTGGGAAGTCTGCAAGCGTGGATGCTGAAAAAAGTATGTTGTCCAAATTAAAACAAGAATGTGGTGGAGGGTTTACATCTAAACTTGAAGGTATGTTTAAGGATATGGAGATTAGCAAAGACATAAATGTAGCTTACAAACAGTATTTGGCGCATGTTAAAGATATCCAACTCTCTGTTATTGACATGACCGTTAATATATTGACTATGGGACACTGGCCAACTTATGCCGTAACAGAAGTGGCCATGCCCaatgaaattattgaatatcaagactgttttaataagttttatctAGCCAAACACAATGGTAGAAAATTACAGTGGCAGCCAACTTTGGGTCATTGTGTATTGCGTTCTCAGTTCAAGCAGGGTAATAAAGAGCTACAGGTTAGCTTGTTCCAAGCAATGGtgctgttattatttaatgaatatcaaATGCTCCCCTTTAAAGATGTGAAATCTTTGACTAACATGGAAGATACTGAATTGAGGAGAACACTGCAGTCATTGGCATGTGGTAAAGCAAGAGTGTTGATAAAGTCTCCCAAAGGACGGGATATAGGTGATCTTGATCAGTTTTCGgtcaataatgatttttgtaataagctatatagaattaaaatcaACCAAGTGCAAATGAAGGAGACAAATGAAGAACAGAAGGCAACTGAAGAACGTGTATATCAGGATAGACAGTACCAAATGGACGCAGCTATTGTGAGGATCATGAAAATGCGCAAGTCACTCATGCATAATCTTTTGATCAGTGAACTATTCAATCAGCTCAAGTTTCCCGCCAAGCCAGCCGATTTAAAGAAACGTATAGAGTCTCTTATTGATCGAGACTACATGGAAAGAGATAAAGATAATcctaatcaatataattatattgcgtaa
- the LOC113548792 gene encoding tumor protein 63-like: MDTIKFEKEDVSEVDNSEAETESPSFSEESESSYQHLRQTGLQICTEDYPGQFNFNFNLDVTEMSKRHWMYSETLNKVYIDMNRVLPIQFQWKFDDIGLVGLKSLQIRALPIFADSEFQQLSVKRCPIHIMQDKLCDRKKKEHILWCEQTDAIYEQNHISQRHSVIAIVHNFIPCSDFKTYNVLYKFMCKSSCSMSLSRRPIYIIFTLETLNGQVLGRKKIGVKVCSCPRRDMLKEEEIEKKRIAGVKVFKKRTSLTDDNEIQGKKLKTNNVNTEDKIYELPPLPILGKRLYLSTLELLHGHFLGSAVREDCLIDSHPLISMLSDLISQVKSENDNHNKAESENPLTQTN; this comes from the exons ATGGATACTATTAAATTCGAAAAAGAGGATGTAAGTGAG GTGGACAATAGTGAAGCCGAGACGGAATCACCATCTTTCAGTGAAGAATCAGAATCTAGTTACCAACATTTAAGACAAACTGGCTTACAAATTTGTACTGAAGATTATCCTgggcaatttaattttaattttaatttagatgttACAGAAATGTCTAAAAGACATTGGATg TATTCTGAAACTTTGAATAAAGTATACATTGATATGAATAGAGTACTGCCTATTCAGTTCCAATGGAAATTTGATGATATTGGATTAGTAGGACTAAAAAGTCTTCAAATTCGTGCCTTACCAATTTTTGCAGATTCTGAATTTCAACAGTTATCCGTTAAACGTTGcccaatacatattatgcagGATAAATTAtgtg atagaaaaaaaaaggaacATATACTTTGGTGTGAACAAACTGATGCCATATATGAACAAAATCACATAAGTCAAAGGCATAGTGTTATTGCCattgttcataattttattcctTGTTcagattttaaaacttataatgtattatataaatttatgtgcAAATCTAGTTGTAGTATGAGTCTTAGTCGAagacctatttatataatttttactttagaaACATTAAA tggACAAGTGTtaggtagaaaaaaaattggtgtAAAAGTTTGTAGTTGTCCTAGGAGAGACATGTTAAAAGAAgaggaaattgaaaaaaaaagaatagcaggagtaaaagtttttaaaaaacgtaCATCATTAACTGATGATAATGAAATTCAAggaaaaaaactgaaaactaataatgttaatacggaagataaaatttatgaaCTACCACca ttaCCTATTCTAGGAAAACGGTTATATTTAAGCACTTTAGAATTATTACATGGTCATTTTTTGGGTAGTGCTGTTCGAGAAGATTGCTTAATAGACTCACATCCTTTGATTAGCATGCTTTCTGATCTTATATCTCAAGTGAAATCTGAAAATGATAATCAT aaTAAAGCTGAATCAGAAAACCCATTAacacaaacaaattaa